In a genomic window of Struthio camelus isolate bStrCam1 chromosome 16, bStrCam1.hap1, whole genome shotgun sequence:
- the EIF3K gene encoding eukaryotic translation initiation factor 3 subunit K — MPGERGRRKRKLPRPAEPYAALLLPAAAAGAMALFEQMRANVGKLLRGIDRYNPENLATLERYVETQAKENAYDLEANLAVLKLYQFNPAFFQTTVTAQILLKALTNLPHTDFTLCKCMIDQAHQEERPIRQILYLGELLETCHFQSFWQALDENMELLDGITGFEDSVRKFICHVVGITYQHIDRWLLAEMLGDLSDAQLKVWMSKYGWTETEPGKIFICNQEESIKPKNIVEKIDFDSVSSIMASSL, encoded by the exons ATGCCCGGCGAGCGCGGGCGCCGGAAGCGGAAGTTGCCGCGGCCGGCGGAGCCCTACGCCGCCCTTCTgcttccggcggcggcggccggcgccatGGCGCTCTTCGAGCAGATGCGGGCTAACGTGGGCAAGCTGCTGCGGGGCATCGACCG ctACAACCCGGAGAACCTGGCCACGCTGGAGCGCTACGTGGAGACGCAGGCCAAGGAGAACGCCTACGACCTGGAGGCCAACCTGGCCGTGCTGAAGCT GTACCAGTTCAATCCTGCCTTCTTCCAGACCACCGTCACGGCCCAGATCCTGCtcaaggccctgaccaacctcccGCACACGGACTTTACTCTCTGCAAATGTATGATCGACCAGGCTCAC caggaggagaggcccaTCAGACAGATTCTCTACCTGGGGGAGCTCTTGGAGACCTGCCACTTCCAATCTTTCTGG cAAGCTCTGGATGAgaacatggagctcctggatgGGATCACGGGCTTCGAGGACTCCGTCAGGAAAT TCATCTGCCACGTGGTGGGGATCACGTACCAGCACATCGACCGCTGGCTGCTGGCCGAGATGTTGGGAGACCTCTCGG ACGCCCAGTTAAAGGTCTGGATGAGCAAATACGGCTGGACGGAAACGGAGCCCGGGAAGATCTTCATCTGCAACCAGGAGGAGAGCATCAAACCGAAGAACATCGTGGAGAAGATCGACTTTGACA GCGTCTCCAGCATCATGGCCTCGTCCCTCTGA